A genomic window from Lycium barbarum isolate Lr01 chromosome 4, ASM1917538v2, whole genome shotgun sequence includes:
- the LOC132636761 gene encoding GTP-binding nuclear protein Ran-3-like: MALPNQQTVDYPSFKLVIVGDGGTGKTTFVKRHLTGEFEKKYEPTIGVEVHPLDFFTNCGKLRFYCWDTAGQEKFGGLRDGYYIHGQCAIIMFDVTARLTYKNVPTWHRDLCRVCENIPIVLCGNKVDVKNRQVKAKQVTFHRKKNLQYYEISAKSNYNFEKPFLYLARKLAGDANLHFVESPALAPPEVQIDLAAQQLHEQELAQALNQPLPDDDDDTFE; this comes from the exons Atg GCACTACCAAACCAACAAACCGTAGATTATCCGAGCTTCAAGCTTGTAATTGTGGGTGATGGAGGAACTG GAAAGACAACTTTTGTCAAAAGGCATCTCACTGGTGAATTTGAGAAAAAATATGAAC CCACTATCGGTGTGGAGGTTCACCCATTAGACTTCTTCACAAATTGTGGGAAACTTCGCTTTTATTGCTGGGATACTGCTGGACAAGAGAAGTTTGGAGGTCTTCGGGATGGCTACTA CATTCATGGGCAATGTGCAATTATCATGTTTGATGTTACAGCCCGTCTGACCTACAAGAATGTTCCTACGTGGCATAGAGATCTTTGCAG GGTTTGTGAGAACATTCCCATTGTTCTCTGTGGAAACAAAGTTGATGTCAAGAACAGGCAGGTTAAGGCAAAGCAAGTTACCTTCCACAGGAAGAAAAATTTGCAATACTATGAAATCTCAGCGAAGAGTAACTACAACTTTGAGAAGCCTTTTCTGTACCTTGCTAGAAAGCTTGCTGG GGATGCTAATCTTCACTTTGTGGAATCACCTGCACTTGCTCCCCCAGAAGTACAAATTGATTTAGCTGCACAGCAACT GCACGAACAAGAGCTTGCGCAAGCCCTAAATCAGCCTCTtccagatgatgatgatgacacatTTGAATAG